CGACCCAGCGGCGCCCGGATTCCTCCATGGTCTCCAGCTCCAGGTCGACTAACTGGCCCGGCGATGAGTGCTGAACCGCGTTTTCAACCAGGTTCTGGAAGACCTGGATCAGACGCAGCCGCTCGGCTAGGACCGTGGCCGGGGCGTGCGCATGCACCAGCACCTTGACGCCGGCCTGAGTGGCCATCGGGGCGCAAGTGTGTAGCGCCTGGCCTAGGACCACGCCCAGGTCCATCTGGATTCGATCCGGACTGCTGGGCTTGCCCAGTTCCAGTAACTGCTTCATCAGTTCCGTCATCCGGGAAGTTTCGCGTCGCAGGGCGCCCACGTATCGCTCATAGGACGGTTGACTCCCGAACCGGGCCTCAAAAGCATCCAGGGTGGAAGAAATTCCAAACAGAGGATTGCGCACTTCGTGAGCCACGCCCGCCACCAGGGATCCGAGTGTGGAGAGGGTCTCGGTACGGAGTAGCGATTCCTGCAGCTTGACCAGTTCAGTGGTGTCGCGCAGGATCACGATGGTGCGGTTTCCCGCGTCCGCTCCCGCCATGGGCAGGGCCTCGATGTCCCAGGAGCGACCGGTCTCGTCTCGAATCGCAAGCGGCGCGACCTGATTCGCGTTGGTCAGCCGGGTGGCCAGATTGGCCGCGGCCTGCCAGGGCTCCCCTGGCAACCCGCGCATCGCCAGGCCCAGCAGTCTCTCATAGCCCAGTCCGGCGAGCCGTTGGCCGGCGCCGTTGATTCGGAGGATTCGCCCGGCGGCATCCAGCAACACGATCGGTGACTGCATGGCGTCGAACGTCTCCCGCCATTCCGCCGCCGAGTGCTCGATGGCGGAATGCAGCCGTTCGCGCTCTTCCTCTGCGCGCTTGCGCTCGCTGATATCCAGGATGAATGCGACCGCTTCATCCTTCGAGCCTTCCAACTTGGATAATCCGATGAGAACCGGGAAGCGGCTTCCGTCCTTGCGGAAGTACTCCTTTTCCCTGGGGGTAGCTGTCCCGGATGCCTGGAGTTGCTGGCCGGCCTTCACGTCACTGTCTACGTGCTCGGAAGGCGTCATCGCCTTCCAGTTGGCTCGTCCGGCGGCGAGGTCGCTGCGCGTGTACCCGGTCATTTTGAGCCAGGCATCGTTGGCCATCACTACCCGGCCGTCGAAACGGGCGATGTGCAGCCCGATCAAATGGGATTCAAACAGTTGGCGGAATCGCTCTTCGCTGCGTCGCAGGGCTTCTTCCGCCGCCACACGCTCCGTCTCATCCGTCACCACCGAAAGCATGCAGTCCTGTCCCGCGACCTGGATGAGCTCCGCGGATAACTGACCCGAGCGCTGTGCCCCGTTCTTGTGGCGAAATTGCAAAGCCCGTCCGACCAGCCGGCCCCGCTGTCGCAGAATCTCGGTAACGTTGGACCGTTGTTCGGCGTCCCACCAAAAACCAATGTCGAATGCGGTCCGGCCGATGACCTCCGAGCGGGTCTGACCGATCATGCGAAGGAAGGCCTCATTCACATCCAGATAGCGGCCCCCCTGGAGTGTGCTGATGATCATCGGGGTCGGGCTGGAATGGAAAGCCCTGGAGAACTTGTCTTCGGACTGGCGCAAGGCCATCTCTACGCCGCGCAATTCCGTGATGTCCGCCATTGCACCGATCATGCGCAACGCGTCGCCCTCGTGGTTGCGCATGATGTAGCCCCGATCGGCCACTAACGCAAAAGTTCCATCGGCGCGTTGAAAACGGTATTCCATGGCGACCACGGACCCGCTTCCCCGCAAAGCGGTGTGGAGCGTCGCTGCGACATGCGCCCGGTCGTCCTCGTGCACCCGCTCCAGCCACCAGGCGTGACCGTCTCCGTCAGGAGAAGGAGGCGGGTGCCCGAACAGCGACTGCAGGGCGTCGTTCCACACCGTCTCGTTGGTCCAGATGTTCCAATCCCAGACGGCATTGTTCGTGGCTCGGGTGACCAGCCGGTACCGCTCCTCGCTGCGCCGCAGCGCTTCTTCCGCCTGCTTGCGTGCCGTGACGTCCTGCTTGATGGCGATGAAATGGGTGACCTCGCCGTGGTCGGCCACCGGCGTAATGGTCATTTCCTCGACGTAGAGCGAGCCATCCTTCCTCCGGTTTTGCATCTCGCCTTCCCAGGTCCGTCCCGAGAGGATGGTCTGCCACAGCTCGCGGTAGAAATCCGTTCCATGAAGGCCGGACTTGAGAAACTGTGGGTTACGGCCGATGGCCTCTTCTACCGAATATCCGGTGAGCTTGCTGAACGCGGGATTGGCCCAAATGATAGTTCCGTCGCGTCCCGTAATGAGTACGGCGTTGGCCGCAGCCTCCAAGGCCGCGGTGCGGATTCGCAGGTGTTCCTCAGCGCGTTTCCGGCCAGTGATGTCGATGTCCATGCCTTCGATCACATCCGGCTCGCCGTTCGTGCCGCGGACCAGCACAGCGCTGGAAAGCACGCAGAGCGCAGTGCCGTCCTTCCGCCGGCACCATAGTTCGTGGTTGTGGACTGCGCCCTCCCGTTGCAACCGGGCAACATAGTCCTGACGGTCGGCTGGATCGGCGTAGAGGTTCTCACAAGGCGTTCGCAACACCTCTTCGCGTGAGTCATAACCGTACATGCGCGCGAAGGCGTCGTTGCAGTCAAGAGGGCGGCCATCGACGGTAGTGCGAAAGAGAGCGGCAAGGCTCCGCTCAAACAGTCTGCAATACGTGCTCTCTGCTTCTCGCATCGGCTTGGGTTCCACTGGAGGCACCATCAATCTCAAGTAGATCCTCTGGTTGGAATCTCGTTCCATCGTGAAAAAGCACCCAGGCCGCGCGAAAGGCGGCCTGGGCGGGGTACCAGGATCCAGCCCACAAGCGAACGCTCTGCAGTCATCCCGTGGAGCGGTTGAACGGGCCTGCCCCAAGCGCTCACTGGCCGAATCCTCCGATTCCGGGCCGTGGGAACCGACGTCTCCTTCGGCCCGCTCTCTCTATGACCGTAACCAGCAGTTTGTTTGCCATGAGTGTCGTGATCTGAAGTGGTTGCAAAATAAGCCCAAAAGGCCATCCACCACGGTCACAGGACAGCGATAGTCTGGGAACCGGATGACTCCTTTCCTAACCTTGGACGGCGCGATGGGTCAGGTCCGGCTGGCTGGCCGGCATTCGCCCTGGGCCACTAGGGCGGCCTGTCGATGCGCCATCTGGCCCTCCTCGCTCAGGCTGGGGGAGCCCGAACCGAGCGACCCATCGGCATGAGGCAAGGCTACGGTGAATTCAGAGCCCTTGCCTATTTCGCTTCTCACCGAGATATGCCCTCCGCTCTGTTTCACGATCCCATAGACAGTCGCGAGACCCAGCCCGGCACCCTGCCTGGGCCCCTTGGTGGTGAAGAAAGGTTCGAATATCCGTTCGCGCGTCCGGGCGTCCATCCCATAGCCGGTATCGGCAACAGTGAAAACCACGTACAGGCCGCTTTCGACTGGCTGTTCGCCACATAAGGTGCGGGAGTCCAGTCGGCGAGTAGCAGTCCGCAAGATGAGCCGGCCTCCATGCGGCATGGCATCACAGGCGTTGGCCACTAGATTCACCACCACCTGTTCAAGCTGGCCTCGGTCGGCACGGATGCGTTGTGGTTCCGGGCCCAACTCCAGTTCCAGCGCGATGTCGCTGCGGGCGGTGCATTTCAGCATGTCCCGCAGGTCCAAGATGGCGGGGTTCAGGTCGAAGACGGAGGGCAGAAGCGTGTGCCTCCGGCCTACGGCCAGCAGTTGGCTGGTAAGCCTGGCCGCGCGGTCCGCCGCTTCGCATATGGATTTTGCCCAGCGACCCACGTTGGTGTCCGGTGGCGCCTCCTGCGCCAGCAGATCTCCGTATCCGGTTACCACCGTCATCAGGTTGTTGAAGTCATGGGCCACGCCGCCTGCCAGGCGGCCCACCGCTTCCAGCCTTCGCGCTTGCTGCAATTCCTCCTGCAGCCGCTTTCGTTCCATGGCGTAGCGCAGAGCGCGGGCGATCAGCGCTCCGTCGCACTGTCCCTTGATGAGGTAGTCCTGGGCCCCGGCTTGCACGGCTCGGATAGCGGTCAGTTCGTCGTCAAGCGCCGTCAGCACCACCACGGGCACAGAGGACGACGCCAATGTCTTCTCCAGCGTAAGCAGTCCTTGGCTGTCGGGAAGGTCCAGGTCGAGTAGAACCACATCGAAGCTGGGCGTAGCCAGCAGCGCCAGGGCTTCTGCCAACCGCTCGACCGTGACGCAATGATAGTTCCCGGGTGCGCCTCTCAACGCGCCCTGCACCATCAATGCGTCGGGGCGCTTGTCTTCTACCACCAGCAGCTTGACTTCAGTTTCCATATTCACCTGGGCGGCCAGTCCGTGCGGTACGATCCTGTGCGCGGAGCATGACGCCCCGCTACTCGTTTGGCACGGCAGCAGCCAATCCGTTCCCGACCGGCCGCAATCCTAGGAAGGCACTCACGAACAAGCACTTGGGGGCCGACGCGGACCGTCGCCCCGCCGACATCCGCGTGGCTGGCGTCTGACATTGGGATGGAATAGTCCGAAGCTCAGAGGCCCGGCTGTCGCCTGCCCACTCCTCGGCCAGCCTCCGGCCCTTCCCAAATCGAAACAGCAGAACCATTTGGGGACGAACGAGGTCTCCCTTTCCCGTTTTGGCGCAGAGATTGCTTTTCCACCGCGAGGGATGGAGGAACCCACATGTTCGCACCCATAGAGAGCCTTGTGCCTTTGGTCAAGTGGACCTTGGCCACCGTTGTGACTGTGAACCTGCTCATCGGTCTTTTTGTGTTCATGCGCAGGCTGAAGCGTTGGCGCTACTTCCAGCTCAAGGAGGCCATCGCGGAAGCGAACCTTCCCTTGCTCTGCGCCGTGGCCGAAGGCCAAGTGTCCAGGACCGAAGCCCTGGCGAGCTGGAGCAAGGCGTCGTCGAAAGAGCACATTCAAGCCCTGGAGGAGCTGCTGCTTAAGGCCGCGCGCCAAGGCTGCAGCAATGCCTCGGACCTGCTCTATTCGCTGGGTTATGTCGGCCACTGGGCAAAGGCCGCATTCGGGCGCCGGCGTGCCAAGCAGCTCATTGACGCCTGCCTGAAGCAGAGGGGAGATACTTCTCTCGCCCCACCCGCATCGTCCTTTCGCGCCCGGCTGTCGCGCCTCCGGCTGTTTTCCATACCTCGGGCTGCGGCAGTAGCCAACCTGGGCATCCTCCGGCCGGACTGGGCGCTGGTCTTTGCCACGGCTGCCCTCAAAGACCCAGCGCTCGACGTGCGTATTGGCGCGCTCGACGCTCTTGGTCGCAGCCGGCATCCGAAAGCCCTACCGGTTCTTTTCGAGGCGGCCATGAAGTGTCTGGAGGCAGGTTGCGACCTGCCGCCCCTGGCCATCAAGACAGCACTGACTCGGTTCCAGGTGGAAGACCTTGTCCATTTCCTGCCGTTTCTGACCGATCCCGATCGCCGCGTCCGGGTGGCTTCCGCGGAAGCCGTAGCCCTGATCTGCCGCCAGGCCGGCCCGAAAGCCATAGCAGCCAGGAACGACTTGGGGGAACTCTGCGTCCTGACGATGGAACAACTTGCGTCGGACAAGATGGCCAAGTTGCGCGGTCTGAGTGCGCAGATCCTGGGACAATTCCAGGGTGAGCCGGTCGACGCGGTTCTGGCAGCGTCCCTGCGCGATCGCGAAGCCACGGTGCGCTTGCAGGCGGCTCGTGCCTGCCGAGGCCCCCACCGCTTCCGGCAGATCCCTTTCCTGGTCCAGAGGTTGTCAGACTCCGCCTGGGAAGTGCGCGAAGCCGCCGCCCAGTCCTTGCTGGCAATTGGTGAGGACGGCAAGCGGCAGATGTACGAGCACTTTGTCACCAGCGGGGACCCCTACGGTTGCGACGAGGTGGCCGACCAGATCCAGCGCCGCGGCCTGGCCGAGGAGCTCATCCTGGAGCTTTCTGTCCCCGGCCGCGAGTCGTTGGCCAACGCCGTGTGTCGCAAGATGCTGTTCCTGGGTAAGACTTCCGCTCTGATGCACGCGGCCGCAGCCATGGAAGCGCTCCCGGCGCTTCAGGCCCTCGCCCTGGAAGCTCCTGTTGACGAGTTTCTGCGTGTCCGGGAAGCGACGGTGCCCGTCTTCGCCAGATAGCCGCAGAGAAAGACCGCCGGACTCGGGATTCTCTATTCCGAGTCCGGCGCCGTTTTCTCCGAACAGCATTTGGAGCTTCCGGCGGGGCACCCTCAGGCCTGTGCCGACTCACGAGCGGGCCTCAGTAGACCCCCGCCACTAGCAGCCTAGAAGCCTCAAAGTCTCATGAATGCTCTTAGCTCGGACTTGTATCAAGGGCATGGCTTCAGCCGTGGCAAAAAGCCGCCGAAATCGTGGGCGTTAGCCCTGAGGTTAAGACCTTAGGCCCTCTGCGAAATATTCATGGGATGGCTGATGGCTTCTAGCCGCAGAGGAAGCCCGCTGGACTCGGAATCTTTGATTCCGAGTCCGGCGCCGCTTCCTTCGAAACGCACAATACAGGGTCGGCGGATGGGTGGCCCAGCCTTGTGGAGGTGCGCGGCTCGAGGGCGGCGACGGTGCCCACTTCATTGCGCAGCAAAGGGCGGACTGTCTTCGTGCCGCCGCTTCTGGGTTCTGCACCGGCCACGGATCCCACTGCGAAGCGACGCCGTCGCCGCACTGCCGGGTTCTTGAAGGTCTACTTGGCCTGCGGCTGGAGCATTTCGTCGTCGATTCGTGCTCCCAGCCAGCGCTCCAGTGCGAGTTTGGATAGCGGGGCAAAGTTCAGGAAGCGAGTGCCGGCGCGTCCGCCGTCCTTGGTCCAGACAATCTCGACCCGTGCTTCGAACGACGTGGCGGTCTCAGGCAGGGTGAATCGGATCTGGCCGGATTCCCCCTGGGTCAACGGTTTCCAGGCGCGCAATCCCACTCCCCCCTCGCTCACGTCGATGACGGTTGCCTGTACCACACCGGACCCGGTTTCCAAGGTCGCCGTGACCTCCACCGAGTACCGCGTGCACCGGCGTAGCTCACGGAGGATCACGGCTTGCGCCGCGCGCAAGTTGCGGGCTGCCCGCTCGCCCCGGATGGGCTTGTCAATCACCAGGTTGGCGCCCATGTCGAAGGCCGTGCGGAAGGTTTCCTGGTCACGCGCCAGTGCCACTCCTACGGAGCGGCGGTTGAGGCGTGACTTGCGCATGCCCGCCAGCAACCCCCACGCATTGCAACCTTCGTCGGAGTCAACGATCACGGCGTCGAACTTGTGGCTTTCCAAGCGGTCGATCACGCTGTGGACGTCCGGGCAGATTTCGACACCGATGCTCAGTTCGTCCAGCGCCCGCGCCAATACCCGCACCACTTCAGGATCTTGGGAGAACAACAGCGTGTTGGCTCGCATTCGTATCCCCTTGTTTTTCCAATGTGTTATAGGATTTCCGTAAGCGCTTGCTGCGGTACATTTCTGCATCGGCCCGGGCCAGGGCTTCTACCGTCTCGTACCCCGGCTGGCACTCCGCAAGTCCACAACTGAATCCCAGCCGGTAGCCGGGACCGCCGTGTGCGTCATTCCACTGGCGGGTCTTTTCCTCGAGTCTGGCGACGGCGTGTTCTGCCGCAGCGCGGCTGGTGTCGGGAAGGATCACCAGAAACTCATCGCCCCCATAGCGAATCACCGTGTCCGACTCCCGAAAGACGCTCTCCAGGGTCTCGGACGCTTGGCGCAGGAACCGGTCGCCTGCCTGGTGGCCGAACCGGGTGTTGATGGCCTTGAAGTCGTCCAGGTCGATCATGAGCAGGGTCACTCTGGAGTCGAGCCGCTCGGCGCGCCGCATCTCCTTGACCAGCGCCTGCTCCATGTAACGGCGGTTGTACAAGCCCGTGAGCGGGTCCAGCACGGATTCCTGCTCTGCTGCCTCGGCGCGAATCAGTTGTGTCAGCAGCATGTTGCGGGCTGCATTCAGGGTTCGCCGGTGCTGCACCACGTGCAGCGTGAACAGCGCCATCAGGATCACGAAGCCGGAAAGAACCTGCAACGTATCCCAGTCCGGCAGGCGTAGTTCGTGCAAGTCCCGCAGGGTCCCCAACAGAATCGGCAGCAGGTAGCCGCTGGTCAGCAGCCACAGGATGACCAGGGCGGTGGTCCAGAGCTGAAGCTCGCGGCGTCCCAACGACCGGAACTTCTTTTGCAGCTCCTCGCGGGGATTCTCTGTGGTGCCGCGCGCCTGCCTCCTCGACTCCCGCTTGAAGATTGACTGTCTGATCATCCAGAAGCTCTCTCGCACCACTAGGGGCTGACAAAGCACTTCTGTTGCCAAGAATGCCTGCGAGGGCTGGTTGCTACTCTCCTGAATAGAAAGGGGATTGAGGTTCTGACGAAACCCTGTCCGGTGTCTGGACTCCATACCCCGGACGCTTGTCCGCAGGCTGGACAGCGCCGCAGTCGCTTGACGGATCGCGGCTTCGGTACGCCTGTTGGCAGTCGCTGATCTGCTCAGGGCCGAGTGGGCCGTCCGGAGCGCAGCCGTAACCCTTAAGAATCTTCGTGTCCTGCGTTAGCGGACTCCGCTCACGCCCGTCAGGCGGCTCAAGTTCGAACCGGACTTCACCCGCAGGCGCCGCAGCGCTGTCGAAGACCAGATCGGCGCCCTTCTCGTCCATCTCGCGTTTGTCGGACTTGGCGAAGCGCACGAGGCGGGATTGCGATGACAGGATGCTGGGCGTTGGCCTGAGAACCGGCGGGTGCGGTGAAGGCCTAGCCCGGCAAGAATCTGATGTCCGTCGAGCGAGGCCGAAATCCGCCTGTTTGAGCTTGACAGGAGCGCTAGCCCCGGCGTAGCGTGGCGCCCTCCATCATCCGTCAGGCTATCCGGCAGCATTAATCTCAAGGTCTGCGGTCTTATCCTGCGGTCTTATACGGAAGCGTCATCAGGGCCCCGCCGAATAGAAACGGGTAGCCCTCCGTTCGGACAATCCTGCGGCACAGGAGCCGAAAATGGCTGGCATGGCGAGATTTCCCTTCCTGCGAGGAGCAATCGCGGTCGTTCTGTGTGTCCTTATTTCTCCGTTGCCCTACGCGCTGGCGCAGGCCGGCCAGCGGGCGGGCGAGGTGGGGGCGCTGGTGCCCACGGCCACGCGCAACGCGGGGAACGTGAAAGTCAAGGACAGCCTGGCCTGGAACGATTTTCTCCGCACCCAGGCAACCGGGCGCCTGCGCGCCAACCTGGTGGATGGCTCGCTGCTCAGCATGGGCTCGAACAGCGAGATGCGGGTGGTGCAGCATGACGGCGCTTCCCAGCAGACCCAACTGGAGCTGAACTACGGACGGCTGCGCAGCCGGGTGGTGCAGCTCACCAAGCCGGGCGCCAAGTTCGAGGTCAAGACGCCGCACGCCGTGATCGGTGTGATCGGCACCGATTTCTACGTCTTCGTGGATGCGGACCGCACCCTGGTCATCGTCTTCACTGGCAAGGTGTCCATCGTTCCGCTGCGCAAGGACCCCAACCAGCCTGACTCGCAGGCCACGCCCGTTCCCCCGGGGATCGACGTGGACGGCGGCCAGATGGCCGAGGTGCGCTCCGGTCACGTCGAAGGACCTTCGCCGACCCCGCTCGGGGTGCAGCAGGACAGCATCGAGTCCACCACCGTGCAGGAGCAGGAGCGCGGGCGTGGCATGACGAATCGCAGCAAGATCGCCATCATCACCGGCATCGTGCTTGGAGTGGCCATCGCCATTGCGCTCAGCACGACCAGGTCGGAGGAGTGCTCGACCTCCACCAGTACGTCTTCGTCCTCGAGTTGCTCTTCGCCATTTACCTCGACCTCGACCGGACCGTAAGGTGGCCAGTCTTGGGGATGGTGCCCCATGTCTGCGCCGCGCTTCTTGGCGCAGACATGGGGTTGAGATCTGCCGGCCCGCATTACACTGTCGGGCGTGAGGCCTGCACCGCGCTGGCTCCGCTGGTTGTTGCTCTCCCTGGCTGTCGCCCTGGGCTTGTTCCGACTCCTCGCCGACCGCGACCTGCAGGGCGGGGACACCGTTTCCTACCTCGACATCGCCTTTTCCTGGATGCGAGGTGATCTGGGGGCGGCGGTCAACGCATTCTGGAGCCCGCTGTACTCCTGGCTGCTGGCCGGCATGCTGCTCGTCCTGCGTCCCGCGCCGGAATGGGAGTTCACCGCCGTCAGCCTGGTCGGCTTCGCGGTTTACCTGGCGCTGCTGGCATCCTTCCTGTTCTTTTGGCGGGCGGTCGAGGCCTGGAGGAAGACAAGTTCGGCGGGTGATCCGGATTCGCCGGGATTTTCCCCGGTCGCCTGGTCCATGCTCGGGTACGCCCTCTTCCTGTGGTGCTCGCTCGATCTCACCAAGCTGACCCGCAGCCCGGCCGACATGCTGATGGCCGTTTTTGTGTTTCTGGCCTGCGGGCTGCTAGCCCGCATGCACGCCGGAGACCTGCGGCCGGCGACCTTCGCACTGCTGGGCGCGGCCCTGGGTCTCGGATATCTGGCCAAGGCGCCCATTCTGCCGCTGACACCGGTCTTCCTGATTTCGGCACTGGTGATGGCCCGCCGCCCGCGGCGCCTGTTGCCGGCCGTCGTCTGCTTTCTGCTCTTCGTGCTGCCCTGGGCGGTGGCCCTCTCCCGCCAGAAAGATCGGCTGACCTTGGGCGACACCGCGCATCTGAACTATGCGTTTCACGTGAATCGGGCGCCCATGTTCCATTGGGAGGGGGAACCGCAGGGAACCGGCACGCCGGTGCATCCGCCGCGCAAGCTTTCCTCCCATCCCGCGCTCTATGAGTTCGCTGAGCCCGTGGCCGGGAGCTATCCCATCTGGTACGACCCTTCCTACTGGAACGAGGGCCTGTGGCCGCACTTCGACCTCCGCCAGCAAGGGGAAGCGCTCACCCGGACGCTGCCGCTCTACCAGTTTGTGCTCCGCAGTCGGCCGGACCTGGTCCTGCTTCCGCTGGTCCTGCTGCTGCACTACGCGCTGTCCGTTCCGGGAGCACCTCTGGCATGGGACCGGCGCTTCCGGGCCTGGTTCCTGTTTCTGCCCGCGCTGGCTGGCTTCGCCATGTACAGCCTGGTGTACGTGGAGCGGCGCCACATCGCGGTCTTTGTTGTCTTGTTCTGGACGGCGGTCTTTTCGTCCCTGCGCTTCCCGGAGTCCGGACGCACCGGCCGGTTGGCCAGCGTCCTTTCTGTTCTCCTGCTGGTCGCGACGCTGGGACTGATCCTGCTGGGCGCCGGGGAAGACTGGAGGGTCATCCGCGAGCGCCCCGACCGCGTGCACTGGAACGTCGCCCAGGAACTGGTGCGCCGCGGCGCCCGGCCGGGCGACCGCATCGCCGTGATCGGCGGTGGGCTGTGGAGCGCGCCGCTGGCTCACCTGGCGCGAGTGCGGATCGCGGCGGAGATTCCGGCAGAGGAGTCAGCCGCTTTCTGGTCGGCGGACCGCGCCACCCAGGCGTCATTGATGCAGCGAGGGGCGCAGGTGGGCATCCGCCTGGTGGTGGCCGACTGCACCAATTGCGCGCCTCCGCCGGGATGCGCCCGTTTCCCGAACACTTCCGTTCTTGCCGCCTCCGACCAGCGCGACTTCTACGTCTGCGAGCTGGCGGCGTTCTTGCCGTAACCCGCTGTCGACGCCTCATTCCCAGCCAGGGAACCGGGGATTACTGTGGTAACGCCTTCTTCGTTGTTCCTCCTGGTGTTCCCTCTTGCATTGAGTGGTAGACTACCGCGCTGAAGGTCAGGTACTCCCGCGGAGGGTCGGGCAGGTTCCGGGATTCGGAACGCTGCACCACTTTCCCGGTGGCGGAGTGTGTTTCCGTGGTATACGCTTCTCGGGCCGCAACTGCGGCTTTGAGAGGCCACCCGTGAGGAAGCGTATTCTGCTGTACCTGGCTGGACTGGCGCTGTTCGCCATGACACTTTCGGCGCAGGCGCCGGTGAGCTTTGGCGGCGATCCCGACCCGGTCTGTCCGCCGAAGTATTGTCCGACCGAGCCCTAGCGGATCCGGAGCAATCCGGAAGAGATCAGGGGCCGTCGGTCAGGAAAGGACTCCGTCGGCCCCATGCACGCCTATCTGAATTTTGGTGATTACGCCGTCTGGTTCACGGTGATCCTGCTGCAGGCGGCGCTGGTGCCGGTACTGTTCCAGTCCGGCAACCACCGTGAGTACCCAGCCTTCACCGCCTACGCCGGCTATTGCCTGGTGCGTTCTGTGATCCTGCTGGCGGTCTCGTCGAGTTCGCTGACCTACTTTCACGTCTATTGGGCGGGGCAGTTCCTGGAAGTGCTGTTGGCGTTGCTAGTGGTCCGGGAACTGTTCGCGAAGGTGATGCGGCCGTACGGCTGGATCCCGCCGGGCGTGGTGCCTTCGCTGGCCATCGCAGGACTGGGGATCGCAACCGCCACGGTACTGCTGGCGTTGATGCTGCCCATGACCGAGCCGTTCCCGGTCATGACCTTCCTCAGGAGCTTCGAGCGCGTCAGCGGCCTGCTGCTGTTCGCGGGGTTTGCCAGCGTGGCGCTCTTCTCCAGCATGACGCACAATCCGTGGCCGCGCACCTCGTTCGGCATCGAAGCCGGTTTCCTGTTCTACCTCACTATGCACGCCATCGCGGAAACCGTGGCCCACGGCATGGCCAACCCTCGCCCGGTGCGGCTGCTGGGAAGCTTGGCCTTCGCTGTGGCCCTGACCATCTGGCTGGGGCACTTATGGAAGCCGGAGAAGGCCAGCCGTCGACTGCCCGAAAACATCATGGACATCAGCCGTCTGCGCAACAAGCTGACCGAGCAGACCCGCGTGATGAAGGGCTAGGGGAGGCGATTCCCGCACCGCTGCGGCGTCACAGACAACCTAACAGGCGAGGGCTAGCTTCTTAGGGAGGTGACTCCGCACATGCCCATTCGCTTTGTCCTCCTGCTTTTCGTGATTGTTGTCGCGGGTTGTGGCAGCGACACCGTGTTGAATCCGCGCTTCCAGCCGGAAATCAACAACGCTACCGACAACTTCCAGTTCCAGGCCACGAACGTAACCAACGTCAACGACCAGTTGCAGTACACCTGGCAAAACACCGGGATGCAAGCCAACGTGAACCAGGCTTGCAGCATCACCGCGGGTACAGCGTCGCTGACCATCCGCGATTCTGCCGGAACGGTCGTGTACTCTGGCGATCTGCGGAACAACGGAACCTTCGTGACCAATGCCGGTCCCTCGGGAGGATGGACGATCGCGGTTTCTCTGAGCGGCGTATCCGGGACGCTGAACTTCCGCGTGCAGAAGAACCCCTAGACGCCAGGCTTGGAGTGACCATCCACGGCAGCGGAGTTGACCGAGGCCAGCGTTCTGATACCATCAGGCGTCGCCCTCCCATGGAAACTCTGATCGGTCAGACGGTCTCCCACTACTCGGTAGCGCGCAAGCTGGGCAGTGGCGGGATGGGAGTGGTCTACGAGGCCGAGGACAGCCGGCTGGGCCGCCGGGTTGCCGTCAAGTTTCTGCCTCCGGATCTGGCCCAGGACGCGCCCTCACTCGAGCGCTTCCAGCGCGAGGCGCGCGCGGCTTCGGCGCTCAACCATCCCAACATCTGCACCGTCTACGCCATCGAGCAGCACGAGCAGCGCCATTTCATCGTGATGGAGCTGCTGGAAGGGCAGCCGCTGGCTCACCTGGTGGGTCGGCAGCCGTTCGAGATCGAGCCGCTGCTGGGCATCGCCATCCAGATCGCGGACGCGCTGGAATCGGCGCATGCCAAGGGCATCGTGCACCGCGACATCAAGCC
The Terriglobales bacterium genome window above contains:
- a CDS encoding PAS domain S-box protein — encoded protein: MREAESTYCRLFERSLAALFRTTVDGRPLDCNDAFARMYGYDSREEVLRTPCENLYADPADRQDYVARLQREGAVHNHELWCRRKDGTALCVLSSAVLVRGTNGEPDVIEGMDIDITGRKRAEEHLRIRTAALEAAANAVLITGRDGTIIWANPAFSKLTGYSVEEAIGRNPQFLKSGLHGTDFYRELWQTILSGRTWEGEMQNRRKDGSLYVEEMTITPVADHGEVTHFIAIKQDVTARKQAEEALRRSEERYRLVTRATNNAVWDWNIWTNETVWNDALQSLFGHPPPSPDGDGHAWWLERVHEDDRAHVAATLHTALRGSGSVVAMEYRFQRADGTFALVADRGYIMRNHEGDALRMIGAMADITELRGVEMALRQSEDKFSRAFHSSPTPMIISTLQGGRYLDVNEAFLRMIGQTRSEVIGRTAFDIGFWWDAEQRSNVTEILRQRGRLVGRALQFRHKNGAQRSGQLSAELIQVAGQDCMLSVVTDETERVAAEEALRRSEERFRQLFESHLIGLHIARFDGRVVMANDAWLKMTGYTRSDLAAGRANWKAMTPSEHVDSDVKAGQQLQASGTATPREKEYFRKDGSRFPVLIGLSKLEGSKDEAVAFILDISERKRAEEERERLHSAIEHSAAEWRETFDAMQSPIVLLDAAGRILRINGAGQRLAGLGYERLLGLAMRGLPGEPWQAAANLATRLTNANQVAPLAIRDETGRSWDIEALPMAGADAGNRTIVILRDTTELVKLQESLLRTETLSTLGSLVAGVAHEVRNPLFGISSTLDAFEARFGSQPSYERYVGALRRETSRMTELMKQLLELGKPSSPDRIQMDLGVVLGQALHTCAPMATQAGVKVLVHAHAPATVLAERLRLIQVFQNLVENAVQHSSPGQLVDLELETMEESGRRWVECCVLDCGSGIATQDLDRIFEPFFSRRAGGTGLGLSIVQRIVEEHGGTISIRNRPQGGTEARVRLPLVSAPVVQPADEQAYSVP
- a CDS encoding ATP-binding protein; the protein is METEVKLLVVEDKRPDALMVQGALRGAPGNYHCVTVERLAEALALLATPSFDVVLLDLDLPDSQGLLTLEKTLASSSVPVVVLTALDDELTAIRAVQAGAQDYLIKGQCDGALIARALRYAMERKRLQEELQQARRLEAVGRLAGGVAHDFNNLMTVVTGYGDLLAQEAPPDTNVGRWAKSICEAADRAARLTSQLLAVGRRHTLLPSVFDLNPAILDLRDMLKCTARSDIALELELGPEPQRIRADRGQLEQVVVNLVANACDAMPHGGRLILRTATRRLDSRTLCGEQPVESGLYVVFTVADTGYGMDARTRERIFEPFFTTKGPRQGAGLGLATVYGIVKQSGGHISVRSEIGKGSEFTVALPHADGSLGSGSPSLSEEGQMAHRQAALVAQGECRPASRT
- a CDS encoding HEAT repeat domain-containing protein, with amino-acid sequence MFAPIESLVPLVKWTLATVVTVNLLIGLFVFMRRLKRWRYFQLKEAIAEANLPLLCAVAEGQVSRTEALASWSKASSKEHIQALEELLLKAARQGCSNASDLLYSLGYVGHWAKAAFGRRRAKQLIDACLKQRGDTSLAPPASSFRARLSRLRLFSIPRAAAVANLGILRPDWALVFATAALKDPALDVRIGALDALGRSRHPKALPVLFEAAMKCLEAGCDLPPLAIKTALTRFQVEDLVHFLPFLTDPDRRVRVASAEAVALICRQAGPKAIAARNDLGELCVLTMEQLASDKMAKLRGLSAQILGQFQGEPVDAVLAASLRDREATVRLQAARACRGPHRFRQIPFLVQRLSDSAWEVREAAAQSLLAIGEDGKRQMYEHFVTSGDPYGCDEVADQIQRRGLAEELILELSVPGRESLANAVCRKMLFLGKTSALMHAAAAMEALPALQALALEAPVDEFLRVREATVPVFAR
- a CDS encoding PilZ domain-containing protein, producing MRANTLLFSQDPEVVRVLARALDELSIGVEICPDVHSVIDRLESHKFDAVIVDSDEGCNAWGLLAGMRKSRLNRRSVGVALARDQETFRTAFDMGANLVIDKPIRGERAARNLRAAQAVILRELRRCTRYSVEVTATLETGSGVVQATVIDVSEGGVGLRAWKPLTQGESGQIRFTLPETATSFEARVEIVWTKDGGRAGTRFLNFAPLSKLALERWLGARIDDEMLQPQAK